CTACTacatcaaatattattttttacttgATCCAATAGCTAAAATCTGACTGAAGGATTCATCTCAGTCcctaaaaagtttatttttgatcagcgttaaTATATCCGATACGATGTAGCCTTGTCCTTCTGTCTGACAGACAGTATGACAGACAGTAGGACAGACAATAGGACAGACAGGACAGACAGTATGACAGATAGTATGACAGACAGTAGGACAGACAAtaggacagacagacagtatGACAGACAGTATGACAGACAGTAGGACAGACAATAGAACAGACAGACAAGACAGACAGTATGAAAGACAGGACAGACAGTATGACAGACAGTATGACAGACAGTATGACAGACAGTAGAACAGACAATAGGACAGACAGGGCAGACAGTAGGGCAGACAGTATGACAGACAGTATGAAAGACTGTAGAACAGACAGTAGGACAGACAGTATGAAAATCAATGACAAAGTTTTCAAACAccatttttaatgtttttaatgtaccaatttgaaattcttctaCATATCaaaaaatttctataaataaaatatgaattcccgttataaatacaaaacaaattttttttataattgttcTTGATATTTTATTAGGAATCGATTATTATTCACTTGAGTCGGATATCAGAGACGATTTTTTTAATCCATGGCAAAAGTTTGATTAAATTAACGAAGTGCGAAAGTTTTGACTTTGCCTTTCCATTTTGTGTAGTATACATTCCTACTGCGATATTGTCATCATTCTCATGAATAGTGATCGGGCTTCCTTCATCTGCCAAGAGCCCGACTACTTTCTTGCCGACCCACTTAGCCGCTTCTTTACCCACATGTCCAGCTACTTTTTTCCCCAAGTATTTTAGGACCGGCCAAACAGCGAACTTTTGTTGGTTGTCTGTTGAATAACATTAAACATTAACATATTAAAAGGTTCTTATAATGTTTCAATCTATACGTACCAATTTGATGCCAACCAGCAATGATCATCTCCTGACCAACATAGTGACCTAGGTCTTCCTTGCTGGGTAGCGAAACAGCTTGAACGTATTCATTAAACTCCAATTCAAAGGGTAGTTTGATTATTGCTATATTGTTACTGAGAGTAACAGGATTATATCCTTCATGCACCTCGAAATATTTCCTTTCTACTTCCATACGAGTTTGTCCAATTTcgaatgcatttgaaatgttCACGGCTCCAAAGTAAATTTGTGCCAAATCGCTAATAATAAAGAGAATAACAGTGTAGGGAATGACTGATTTTGATCTTTTTTcttgaaatttgaatatatcacaaaatattgaatagaGACTTTATAGAAActtaatagtattttatatagtgtaatgttcaaaattgaaaattactcAATTACTCTCTTTTGTTTCTACTTACAATTCGGTGTCCAAGCAAGAAGCAGTTGTCACTATAGCACTCTTCGAGATAATGGTACCGCTGCACTTGGGCACCCATTTGGAATTATCGGATTTGGGAGCAACATCAATGAATACTTGATATGGAAATTGCGTAGGAATTGCCAACTTTTCTTCAGGTTCCTCTGCCTCGATATTCACTAAAAGGAGCAGAGTGGCCAAGGAAATAAGTAGCCAGTTGTATTGCTTCGCCATCTTCAATGTTAGTTAAAGAAACTTATGTACCAAATGGGGATTTGTTCGGTCTTATATAGTGCCAAGCTATGCTAAAGAATGTTGCAGCTTGAAGGGTTTACGAGCATTCAAAGATAACCTTGATTGATGTCGAGTTATACAATCAGCATGTTGGAATATTTGCAGCTTGTAATATTGTTGCAAGTTGTAAAGCTATTCAATGTCACCTTATCTTTAGACGTTTATGTGGTGAACCGCTTAAGACGTAAAACAAAATAGCGCTAAAAGTTTATATTGTATGTTAATAATTAGAAAATAGAAAGCTAATTATTATAAGCATGTTCTTCGCTAATGTAATTCTAATTTTAGTAGAATACGCTTTAATGTAAAGTTTTCAGTTAATATACAGAATACTTTTTAGTGTGTTCTTTCATTTACCATCTGGATGAACAAGTATTTATATTGAAGTCTCGAGTGATTCTTAGATATCAGACTCATTTAGATTGAAACACAACCATATTCTGCTTGACCCATTTATGTTGACACAGCAATAAAATCACTTGtgataaatgcaaatttcctTATTATGATTTCAAATCACCATCTCGATTCAGTTATAATTGTCGTCTTAATGTTGCGAGACTTTCGTGATTGAAAGTGTcaagttgcaattgcaattgcaattgcgaaTTATGCTCGCAACTTGAAATTTGtgttatcatcatcattgcaATTAATGATAGCTCTTATCGcactctcttttctctctctcgctctggcGTCGTCAAAATGCTAAACGACGGACTATGCTGCATCTTGGGACGTGGATAGAACACCTCCTCGCTGAGCGGCTTAACCTACATCTGCTACACGGTGGCGGCGATGACGCAGCTCTTCCTCTACTGCTACGGTGGCAATCATGTTAGCGAAAGTGTTGGTACTACTTTAATACTCTTTCCtttcacttttcgtttttcgcttttccttttctatttgatttgttttctactaatttcaatttcaatttcgcgCAAAAAAGCATTACGAAAAATTACACAAGCAAAACATGCACTTGtgctaaaattttaattacacaaCAAAGTGTTGTCCTCTAATTCTTCtttcccctcctcctcctcatccttTAGAGCGCTGCCGTGGCTGACACGCTCTATGAGATGGAATGGTATAAATGCGATGCGACGACtagaaaaatcattttaatgattttgcGACGCTCGCAACGGGCAAAAACAATTGCGGTGCCTTTTTTTACGCCCTCGCTGCCGGCCTTCAGTTCGGTATGATGATGAGCATAAATGTTCACGCTACTTGTTTTACACACTCTGCATTCATTTTTCTCctcttttcttctcttttcaCTTCCTTCCTTCCTCTGCTCGCTTTTTCCTACGCAGATACTCAGCACAACCGGATCGTATATCACGCTGTTGAAGACATTTCTGTAAGCCTATGCGTCGTATGATTGATATGCGTACAAGCATTGGCCAGCTGCCTTGCTTGTCCTTCTCTTTTTCGTTGcgtcatttgttttttgttgttgcttatataattaaatgatcTCACAGATTTGTCAACGATtctcaaatgttttttttgctttaggGGGGAAGGCAACAGGTTTTCCGATTGCTTTTCAACTGCAGTTATACTTTGATTTATCATTTCCATTGGCATTTAAATGTATAACGACCACGCGAACTGTCACAAACTAATGAAAAACACTCGCGGCTATTGCCACATTAATTGGGTCGACATTCAACTCGCAGCAACTCCTGTCATCTCCATGGCAACAATGTCACTTTTATGGCGTCACGTTTGTTGCTGTCGGTGtttctgctgccgctgctgctgttgttgttattgtcgacAAATATCAATTATAATTGCCAACATTTTGAAGCCGGACAACACGCAGTCTGCAGCACATGGCAAAGAGAACGCCGGAATTGTAGCTGAAGACTTTGCTGCAGATGATACCTATATAGTAATTACCGTACAGCCACAAGTATCGAAGGATGTCGACAAATGTATAAATGAAAACTCGAAACAGTGAGCGCCAAAAGTCTTGCAAGCACTTGAAAAGTCTAttacacaaattaaaagaTGTCTTCAAAGGGATTTCAAAAAATTTGGTGTGtaatataatttgatttcattaaaaatttaatttttcttgaCTTTaagatttgaatttgattttagaTTAAACGAAAATTTTATTgactatattaatattatatattatatatgtacatatataatattatatctgCTAatcatagggtagaagggtagttgctttggctgataatctggtatattttaatactctatggtattttttaagtgcagtactatatcaatatacaaaataaagcctttggtgtattttaatatttttgcggtatattaatttggtatattttaagaataattccTCGccgtttggtttttatttaaattgggTAGCAGATACATACATCCCTCTCGATCACACTCACTTTTTTTACTGGGTTGagctatttattatttttctgagaactctttatttataaaaacatttatatttcacGAGTAGAAATCTATAAGAAAAACGTTTATTTCTAagaaaattaccaaaaaaatattgtggagaaattttataatatattatttattaataatatataaaaaattccataaattgtaaattttaaattgcttgaATTGAACTGACATTAAATCAGTTATTGCAATATTCTccatttcaaaaaataaaacttcagttggctttttaaattaattaaatgtaatttattattgaaataatttgcattttgtttttttttttattttgggttgTTCTTAGCATCACATACATTATCTAAAATCTGCTTACATGCTTACCGAATAGTAAATTCTTGTCTACAATTATAGTGtatagtttatatttattattaactataatttatgcatttagtTTCACATTACAAATCTCCTGCTGCTATTCTGTTTAACGTTGTGTGCTTTACATTTGCTTCTTGTGTCGTGTTGTGTTGTCTTGTGTTGAGGTGtgataaatgtgtgtgtatgtgtgtgtgtgcattaaCTTTTGTGCTGTACTGTAGACTGACAAGTCGTGAAATGCTTGTAAAACCTTTTGTGAgtgtctgttgctgttggcttttgttttactGTAAAGTGGGCACAATAATGAAATGTGAGCACGGgtagaaggaggaggagaaggaggaggggGAGCAGGAGGATGTTGCCACAGCTTTGCGGTGACGATGTCGCCTGTGTTCTGTGTGGCTGTCGAAGAGAGAAGATGCTGCATTTTTTATAAGCTTTCACTTTCGCTTTTACTTTTTGCGCCTCGCGCACACTCTTTCGCACACATTTGCacaatgaaatgtaaatacgGCGGATGCCTGAAaggaaaatgggaaaatgcgaagcagaaaagaaaaagaaaagcaggCACAGTTAATGGTTGCTTGTTTGTCCTTTGCGCGCTTCTCTTCGCCTTGCCTCACATTTCCTTTAACCATTTTTAAGCACATTTCAAGCAGCTGCTGTGTGCGCGGTGCTAAAGGAAAACGAAAGGAAACAAGCAAACTGCTCATAATTTGGCTGCTCATTCTCCTTCCTGCTCACTTCAGCCTCTGTCTcgcttgctcttgctcttgctgccATTGCAAGTCGGCTAATGATGAGTGCGATTTCCAGCTAATACTTGTCCCATTGTAGTGCCGagagcagcagccacagcaacagccaaagcaTCAACATCcttgtttgtatgtgttggCCAAACAAAGCCAAAGTGCCAGCCGAGCTCTTTTGCATCGCAGCGGGATTTTCATCTGcaaaatacaacacaaaaaagaaaaacaccaGTTACTGAGTTTCATTCATATTAACCACAGTCTACGCCCAAGCcaaataacataatttaattgtgaGATTGCCAGACTAGAGACACACGCAAAAGTCCACAAGTCTCAATCCCAGTGACACAGTCACGCGTCTTGGCCAGGCTAGATAAATGACATATGGGTTGACGTTGCTTTTAAAACAAGATACACatcgcgtatacgcaataatTTGTGTGGCAATGTTTGCATCATTTGTTAGTGCTCCTATTCGCCTTCTAAAGAAGCTGCACACTTCTTACTTCAGACTTAAAAGCTGCCCTGCTCAAcactctgttgctgctgctgagcatCTAGCTAGAGATGCTTGCTTCGTCGCTGGACTATTGAATAGTTGAGCTTGCCATGCatgaaaacaattaatttgtcTTTATAGTATTGCGTGGAGCGcaacttaattgaaaaattcttgaaatgtgaaattacTCTGCGTTTAATTCGGCTATTTGTATTCCTTTGCATGATTCTTTAACTAACATTTTTCATCTCTGTTAACTCTCCGATCGCAGCTTTTATTTAACAGCGCTGCAGTTCTCCTAAGCGAGTTTTCGCTATGGcccatagatggcgccagtgTAGCAACTATAGAACAAGGAAGCTCCCTTTTACTTAAAGAAGAGCATTCAGCGGTCGTCTTTACACTGCTACTCATTGTTgtaaaatttttattgcagttgATTTATTATCTGTATTTATGCATAGGCATTTGGCAGTGTCATACTCATTTCTATGTTGAACTTCGTCACCATCTTTCTCTTTCCGTTTGGGGCATGCCACATGTGGCACATGCACGCGTATGATTAACTGCCTTTCGCAACTTACTTTTGACATTTTCTCCCATATTTATTATCATCTTTTTGCCCTGCTCTGATTGAGCACTTTCACAAtgctttaaaatgcaaattcctTAAATTATTTGGGCCcgcaaaacaatttcatttaagtttACAGCTCTTCTCtcgctgctggttgctggctgctggttgTCGTCGGCCATTTTATTTAGCACTCGACATTCGCACATCAAAACTTAACGCacttcaatttgttttcaagtgttttggccataaaaataaaagagagagagagagagagagcgagagtgaggcCAAAAGTCGCGTTGAATTTACGATGACCAGCGATATGCTGGTTTAGCGTGTAGTTTTGCTGGATTAAAATGTCTTaattcactttaatttatgcgACGATAAGTCTAAGCATATAACTCATACGCCATAGTGAGCAtaaca
This DNA window, taken from Drosophila nasuta strain 15112-1781.00 chromosome 2L, ASM2355853v1, whole genome shotgun sequence, encodes the following:
- the LOC132790970 gene encoding chymotrypsin-C-like, with the translated sequence MAKQYNWLLISLATLLLLVNIEAEEPEEKLAIPTQFPYQVFIDVAPKSDNSKWVPKCSGTIISKSAIVTTASCLDTEFDLAQIYFGAVNISNAFEIGQTRMEVERKYFEVHEGYNPVTLSNNIAIIKLPFELEFNEYVQAVSLPSKEDLGHYVGQEMIIAGWHQIDNQQKFAVWPVLKYLGKKVAGHVGKEAAKWVGKKVVGLLADEGSPITIHENDDNIAVGMYTTQNGKAKSKLSHFVNLIKLLPWIKKIVSDIRLK